From the genome of Candidatus Omnitrophota bacterium:
TCTTGCACGATGTAAAGGGCCGTGGCATCGCCTTCCGCATCCGCATCCGTAGCCACAATGAGTTCCTTGAAATGCCCCTGGCGCAGGCGCTGGATCAAGGACCCGAACCGCAACTGCTCCGGCCCAATCCCGTCTAAAGGCGAAAGGCTTCCCATGAGCACGTGGTACTGGCCGCGGTAACTCCCGGTCTTCTCAAACGCACTCACGTCCTTGGGTTCCTCCACCACACAGATGAGTTCCTGATCGCGAGCCGGGTCCGAACAAATCCCGCACAGTTGCTCCTCGCTCAAATTGTTACAGCGTTGGCAATACTTGACCCGCTCCTTGACCTTGATAATCGCCTGGGCAAAAGCCTGGGCTTCAGTCAGGGGCAACCCCAAAATATAGAGGGCCAGCCGTTCCGCGCTGCGCGTGCCGATCCCCGGCAAGCGCTTAAATTGCTGAACGAGTTCTTCAATGGAACGCGTATAAAGGGCCATTATTCCCCGAGGATTTGTCCTTGAAACATCTTGACCGTGGATTCCAGGAGCTGCGAGCTCTTCCGGCTGCTGGGCAAATCAGAACGTAAATCGAATTTGAGTTTAACCGGGCCGCCAAAGACCGCGGCCGCCAGCTTCTCGAGCAGAGTCTTTTCTTCCCGGCCCTCCAGCGTTTCTTTGTGAAAGCGCTGGCGCTCGTCCAAGGCCACCGTAAGCACCCCGTCTTCCAAAGCCACGGGATGCGCCTCAGCCAAATAGGAAGAAAAGGAGGCGCGCACTTTGCCCAGGCGATTGAGATACTCCGGCCAACTTTCCTGAATCTCCTGAAGCCCCTGGGTTTTCGAGGCTGGCCGGGGCGCAGGAGGCGGCGCCGGCACAGACTTTGGGGCAGAATCCGGATTGGCGCGAGGGCGTGCCGGCACAGCCGCACCCGTGGTCTGCGGCGTAATACCGCCCCGCAGTTCGGCCAGCAGCTGCGGCACGCTCACAATTTGCTCG
Proteins encoded in this window:
- the recR gene encoding recombination protein RecR encodes the protein MALYTRSIEELVQQFKRLPGIGTRSAERLALYILGLPLTEAQAFAQAIIKVKERVKYCQRCNNLSEEQLCGICSDPARDQELICVVEEPKDVSAFEKTGSYRGQYHVLMGSLSPLDGIGPEQLRFGSLIQRLRQGHFKELIVATDADAEGDATALYIVQ